Proteins from one Salarias fasciatus chromosome 14, fSalaFa1.1, whole genome shotgun sequence genomic window:
- the LOC115400053 gene encoding microtubule-associated protein 6 homolog, whose amino-acid sequence MDGYILAYFQLSLAEWQWPCITRACCINRFWTELDKGDIAVPLVFTKYSDVADVQHLAHHPQPRAKKAGGIAIETQPLPARTRLRRPARAVPRGQKMALLRPSCAKTSRRGECAPSPVASPGTSTTPPAPFITENPVPEGLQGLADPEEARPPWIPNPAHLHLHGCAPGRSWSPRPPRPTAAWRRARSRRRFRRRSPRTTSEEEREEGQVRGEEGGPRRRRDRWCPQRRARSRRRAERPRTALNRHIKEVMSTSSSYRGDQPGKPATAPPSGRAGEGSPDRHKLQERRRIRSLYSEPGKEPAKVEKPVSRTKQTKKTPTTTTGKMVKKAKEKQISSSQTSQEETPVLLRGPPQNPNRTATVTKKNKEISNRLAEAKQ is encoded by the exons atggatggctACATCCTTGCGTATTTCCAGCTGAGTCTGGCCG AATGGCAATGGCCGTGCATTACGCGTGCATGCTGCATCAACCGCTTCTGGACCGAGCTGGATAAAGGGGACATCGCGGTGCCTTTGGTTTTCACCAAGTACTCGGATGTGGCCGACGTGCAGCACCTGGCTCATCACCCGCAGCCCAGGGCCAAGAAGGCCGGCGGCATCGCCATAGAGACACAGCCGCTCCCGGCGCGCACGAGGCTGCGAAGGCCCGCCCGCGCGGTGCCGCGCGGGCAAAAGATGGCTCTTCTGCGTCCGTCATGCGCCAAGACTTCAAGGCGTGGAGAGTGCGCCCCGAGCCCAGTTGCAAGCCCCGGGACCAGTACCaccccgccggcccccttcATCACCGAGAACCCAGTACCAGAAGGACTACAAGGCCTGGCCGATCCCGAGGAAGCACGACCACCCTGGATCCCCAACCcagcccacctccacctccacggcTGCGCACCGGGCCGAAGCTGGAGCCCGCGGCCGCCGAGGCCGACAGCGGCGTGGAGAAGAGCGAGATCGAGGAGAAGATTCAGGAGAAGGAGTCCAAGGACCACGTCTGAAGAGGAGCGCGAAGAGGGACAAGTCCGCGGAGAGGAAGGCGGGCCGAGAAGACGGAGGGACAGGTGGTGTCCGCAGAGGAGAGCGCGGAGCAGAAGAAGGGCCGAGCGGCCGCGGACAGCGCTCAACAGGCACATCAAGGAGGTCATGTCGACTTCCAGCAGCTACAG AGGAGACCAGCCTGGAAAACCAGCTACAGCGCCACCTTCAGGGCGAGCAGGTGAAGGCTCACCCGACCGACACAAGCTGCAGGAGCGCCGGAGGATACGCAGCCTGTACAGTGAGCCGGGCAAAGAGCCCGCCAAG GTGGAAAAACCAGTGTCACGCACCAAGCAAACCAAAAAGACCCCGACAACCACAACAGGAAAGATGGTGAAAAAAGCCAAGGAGAAGCAGATTTCCAGCTCCCAGACCAGCCAAGAAGAAacccccgtcctcctccgcGGGCCGCCTCAGAACCCAAACCGGACGGCGACCGTCACGAAGAAGAACAAGGAGATCAGCAATAGACTGGCGGAGGCCAAACAGTAA